A genomic stretch from Leishmania infantum JPCM5 genome chromosome 25 includes:
- the ALDH2 gene encoding aldehyde dehydrogenase, mitochondrial precursor: MLRATLTRLEMAPKVTHIQDKLLINGKFVPAVSGKTFEVVNPADEKVIANVAEAEKADVDLAVKAARHAFESFRMTDGHWRRNLMLRLADILEKNSKEMAALESLDNGKPYEVALNVDVALSVECFRYCAGLADKVNGSVPPRSGNFLGIVKRQPIGVCGQIIPWNFPLLMAAFKLSPALALGNTVVLKPAEQTPLSALRLGEMAMEAGYPDGVLNILPGFGATAGADIARHMDVDKVAFTGSTAVGHQVMRMAAETNLKKVSLELGGKSALIVCEDADLEEAAQVATTGVYFNTGQVCTASSRIYVHESVYDEFVSRLRKNAEARRVGPGNDTANNMGPLVSKKQHERVLMYIEDGVKAGATVVTGGKRIGDKGYFVQPTIFSEVKEDMRICKEEIFGPVTCVMKFKDMDEAVKRANNSIYGLAAGICTRSMDTALRYSTYLNAGTVWVNTWNDFCVSMPFGGFKQSGIGRELGKEVIDMYTEPKAIHFALKGPIVKP, from the coding sequence TCAACGGCAAGTTCGTGCCGGCGGTATCTGGTAAGACATTCGAGGTTGTGAACCCCGCGGATGAAAAGGTGATTGCGAACGTCGCGGAGGCCGAAAAGGCAGACGTGGACCTTGCCGTGAAGGCTGCCCGCCACGCCTTTGAGTCCTTCCGCATGACCGACGGCCACTGGCGCCGCAATCTGATGCTGCGCCTGGCGGACATCCTGGAGAAGAACAGCAAAGAGATggctgcgctggagagcCTGGACAATGGCAAGCCGTACGAGGTGGCACTGAACGTGGACGTGGCGCTTTCGGTGGAGTGCTTCCGGTACTGCGCTGGACTCGCGGACAAGGTGAATGGCtccgtgccgccgcgctctgGCAACTTCCTCGGCATTGTGAAGCGCCAGCCAATCGGCGTGTGCGGCCAGATCATCCCTTGGAACTTCCCGCTTCTGATGGCTGCGTTCAAGCTCAGCCCTGCACTTGCATTGGGCAACACGGTTGTGCTGAAGCCCGCGGAGCAGACGCCGCtgagtgcgctgcgccttggCGAGATGGCGATGGAGGCTGGATACCCGGACGGCGTGCTGAACATCTTGCCGGGCTTCGGCGCGACCGCAGGCGCGGATATTGCGCGCCACATGGACGTGGACAAGGTTGCCTTTACGGGCTCGACAGCTGTTGGCCACCAGGTGATGCGGATGGCGGCGGAGACCAACCTGAAGAAGGTGTCTCTGGAGCTTGGCGGCAAGTCTGCGCTGATCGTGTGCGAGGACGCCGActtggaggaggcggcgcaggtcgCGACGACCGGTGTCTACTTCAACACGGGCCAGGTGtgcacggcgtcgtcgcgcatTTATGTACACGAGTCTGTGTACGACGAGTTCGTGTCGCGTCTGCGCAAGAACGCGGAGGCGCGCAGGGTGGGACCAGGCAACGACACGGCGAACAACATGGGCCCATTGGTGTCGAAGAAGCAGCACGAGCGGGTGCTCATGTACATCGAGGACGGTGTGAAGGCTGGCGCGACGGTGGTGACTGGCGGCAAGAGGATCGGCGACAAGGGCTATTTCGTGCAGCCGACCATATTTTCGGAAGTGAAGGAGGACATGCGGATCTGCAAGGAGGAGATCTTTGGCCCCGTAACGTGCGTGATGAAGTTCAAGGACATGGACGAGGCCGTGAAGCGCGCGAACAACAGTATCTACGGGCTGGCTGCTGGCATCTGTACGCGCAGCATGGACACTGCGCTCCGCTATTCGACATACCTCAACGCCGGCACGGTGTGGGTGAACACCTGGAACGACTTCTGCGTCTCCATGCCGTTTGGCGGCTTCAAGCAGAGCGGCATTGGTCGGGAGCTGGGCAAGGAAGTCATCGACATGTACACGGAGCCGAAGGCGATCCACTTTGCCCTCAAGGGGCCCATTGTCAAGCCGTGA